From a region of the Panicum virgatum strain AP13 chromosome 2K, P.virgatum_v5, whole genome shotgun sequence genome:
- the LOC120690998 gene encoding probable mixed-linked glucan synthase 3 isoform X1 produces MIAGSMSSAPVPGTNGAAAPGDDVTGLSEPLLAVGGSDGGFHAGALTKVVVATALDGKAKANKGSVKAEAKDGYWVEVPRQLDATAAADLESGGEGGRPLMFQEKKVKASLLYPYRLLILIRIIAIILFIGWRIKHNNSDVMWFWVTSVVADVWFTFSWLLYQLPKINPIKRVPDLAALQQHYDLPDGSSILPGIDVFVTTADSVDEPVLYTMNCVLSILAVDYPIERYACYLSDDSGTLIEYEALVETANFAALWVPFCRKHSIEPRAPENYFQREGMIYTGRSPGEFMNDYGHVRMEYEEFKARLAALDGTIRERSDVYNALKATEGDAKATWMANGTEWPGTWVEPAENHVKGHHAGVVQVVLEHPSSSSKSQPEVQVSSVSLLNFDGVDVRLPMLVYMARAKSPDYDHNKKAGNLNAPLRVSALLSNAPFVINFDCDHYINDSKALRAAMCFMLDARDGDNTAFVQFPQRFENVDPTDRYGNHNRVFFDGAMYALNGFQGPSFVGTGCLFRRLALYGIDPPRWRSDDIQVDTVKFGNSVPLLKSVLAALNQDRGIVTPPTNLDDSSFLAEMTTVVSASFDIGTDWGRGVGYIYKIATEDMVTGFRIHGQGWHSMYCTMEVDAFRGTAPINLADRLYQIVRWAGGSVEMFFSHNNPLFAGPRLHPMQRTVYLNYNIYPVTSVFILLYALCPVMWLIPEEILIQRPFTRYVIYLIITIALIHIIGLLEIRWAGTNWLDWWRNEQFFTIASLSAYPTVLLHMVVKLLTRGKGIRFKVTSKQTTAEDDDDKYAEMYELRWVPIMIPAAAVLFSNTMAIGVAMGKTVVYGAVWPKEQQKNAALGLLFNLWLMILLQPFALAIIGRRSKNPNILFVLFPVAFVVFALVYIGVHFFVVNFFPSMEI; encoded by the exons atgattgcAGGCTCCATGTcttcggcgccggtgccgggtACCAACGGAGCAGCAGCTCCCGGGGACGATGTCACCGGCCTCAGcgagccgctgctcgccgtcggcggcagcgacggcgggTTTCACGCCGGAGCGCTGACCAAAGTGGTCGTGGCTACTGCGCTCGACGGCAAAGCCAAAGCGAACAAGGGTTCCGTGAAGGCGGAGGCGAAGGACGGGTACTGGGTGGAGGTGCCCCGACAGTtggacgcgacggcggcggcggacctggAGAGCGGCGGCGAAGGTGGCCGGCCGCTGATGTTCCAGGAAAAGAAGGTCAAGGCATCACTTCTCTACCCGTACAG GTTATTAATTCTGATACGCATCATCGCAATCATCTTATTCATCGGATGGCGCATCAAGCACAACAACTCCGACGTCATGTGGTTCTGGGTAACCTCCGTCGTCGCCGACGTCTGGTTCACCTTCTCGTggctgctctaccagctccccAAGATCAACCCCATCAAGAGAGTCCCCGACCTTGCCGCGCTGCAGCAGCACTACGACCTCCCTGATGGTAGCTCCATCCTCCCAGGCATCGACGTCTTCGTCACCACTGCCGACTCAGTCGACGAGCCGGTGTTGTACACCATGAACTGTGTCCTCTCCATCCTCGCCGTCGACTACCCCATTGAGAGGTACGCGTGCTACCTGTCCGATGACAGCGGCACGCTGATCGAGTACGAGGCGTTGGTTGAGACCGCGAACTTCGCCGCTCTGTGGGTGCCCTTCTGCCGGAAGCACTCCATCGAGCCGAGAGCGCCAGAAAACTACTTCCAGCGGGAGGGGATGATCTACACCGGCAGATCACCGGGTGAGTTCATGAACGACTACGGCCATGTGCGCATGGAGTACGAGGAGTTCAAGGCGAGGTTGGCGGCGCTGGATGGCACTATTCGGGAGAGATCAGATGTTTACAATGCTTTAAAAGCAACAGAAGGGGATGCAAAGGCGACTTGGATGGCTAATGGGACAGAGTGGCCAGGGACATGGGTTGAGCCAGCAGAGAACCATGTGAAAGGGCATCATGCAGGAGTTGTTCAG GTTGTGCTAGAGCACCCTAGTAGTAGCAGTAAGTCGCAACCTGAGGTTCAAGTGAGCAGTGTGAGCCTACTCAACTTTGACGGCGTTGATGTACGCCTCCCAATGCTCGTTTACATGGCTCGTGCAAAGAGCCCAGACTACGACCACAACAAGAAGGCGGGCAACCTGAACGCGCCGCTGCGTGTGTCCGCCCTGCTCTCGAACGCGCCCTTCGTCATCAACTTCGACTGCGACCACTACATCAACGACTCCAAGGCCCTGCGAGCAGCTATGTGCTTCATGCTGGACGCAAGGGACGGAGACAACACGGCCTTCGTCCAGTTCCCCCAGCGCTTCGAGAATGTCGACCCCACGGACCGGTACGGAAATCACAACAGGGTTTTCTTCGATGGAGCCATGTACGCCCTCAACGGCTTCCAGGGGCCTTCTTTTGTTGGCACTGGCTGCCTgttccgccgcctcgccctctaTGGCATCGACCCGCCGAGATGGAGATCTGACGATATTCAGGTCGACACTGTCAAGTTCGGTAACTCTGTTCCCCTCTTGAAATCAGTATTAGCAGCCTTAAACCAGGATCGCGGCATCGTCACACCACCCACAAACCTAGATGACTCATCATTCCTTGCTGAGATGACGACGGTCGTGTCAGCTTCCTTTGATATTGGGACCGATTGGGGCAGGGGTGTTGGGTACATATACAAGATAGCAACCGAGGACATGGTGACCGGCTTTCGCATCCACGGGCAAGGGTGGCACTCCATGTACTGCACCATGGAAGTGGACGCGTTCCGTGGCACCGCACCGATCAACCTAGCCGATCGCCTCTACCAAATTGTTCGATGGGCTGGTGGATCTGTAGAGATGTTCTTCTCCCATAACAACCCATTGTTCGCCGGACCCCGGCTCCACCCGATGCAGCGGACCGTATACCTCAACTACAACATCTACCCCGTCACCTCGGTTTTTATCCTACTCTATGCATTGTGCCCGGTGATGTGGCTTATCCCGGAGGAAATACTCATCCAGAGGCCATTTACTAGATATGTCATCtacctcatcatcactatcgcGCTGATTCATATCATCGGCCTCCTGGAGATAAGGTGGGCGGGCACCAACTGGCTGGATTGGTGGCGCAACGAGCAGTTCTTCACGATCGCCTCACTGAGTGCGTACCCGACAGTGTTGCTGCACATGGTTGTGAAGCTCCTCACGAGGGGTAAGGGCATCCGCTTCAAGGTCACCTCAAAGCAGACGACTGCGGAGGATGACGACGACAAGTATGCTGAGATGTATGAGCTGCGGTGGGTGCCGATCAtgattccggcggcggcggttctaTTCTCCAACACCATGGCAATCGGCGTGGCCATGGGGAAGACGGTCGTGTATGGTGCGGTTTGGCCTAAGGAGCAACAGAAGAATGCGGCGTTGGGCCTGTTGTTCAACTTGTGGCTCATGATTCTCCTCCAACCATTTGCTTTGGCGATCATAGGAAGACGGAGCAAGAATCCCAACATCCTCTTCGTCTTGTTTCCGGTGGCATTCGTGGTTTTCGCATTGGTGTACATTGGTGTCCATTTTTTTGTTGTCAATTTCTTCCCGTCCATGGAGATATAA
- the LOC120690998 gene encoding probable mixed-linked glucan synthase 3 isoform X2 has product MSSAPVPGTNGAAAPGDDVTGLSEPLLAVGGSDGGFHAGALTKVVVATALDGKAKANKGSVKAEAKDGYWVEVPRQLDATAAADLESGGEGGRPLMFQEKKVKASLLYPYRLLILIRIIAIILFIGWRIKHNNSDVMWFWVTSVVADVWFTFSWLLYQLPKINPIKRVPDLAALQQHYDLPDGSSILPGIDVFVTTADSVDEPVLYTMNCVLSILAVDYPIERYACYLSDDSGTLIEYEALVETANFAALWVPFCRKHSIEPRAPENYFQREGMIYTGRSPGEFMNDYGHVRMEYEEFKARLAALDGTIRERSDVYNALKATEGDAKATWMANGTEWPGTWVEPAENHVKGHHAGVVQVVLEHPSSSSKSQPEVQVSSVSLLNFDGVDVRLPMLVYMARAKSPDYDHNKKAGNLNAPLRVSALLSNAPFVINFDCDHYINDSKALRAAMCFMLDARDGDNTAFVQFPQRFENVDPTDRYGNHNRVFFDGAMYALNGFQGPSFVGTGCLFRRLALYGIDPPRWRSDDIQVDTVKFGNSVPLLKSVLAALNQDRGIVTPPTNLDDSSFLAEMTTVVSASFDIGTDWGRGVGYIYKIATEDMVTGFRIHGQGWHSMYCTMEVDAFRGTAPINLADRLYQIVRWAGGSVEMFFSHNNPLFAGPRLHPMQRTVYLNYNIYPVTSVFILLYALCPVMWLIPEEILIQRPFTRYVIYLIITIALIHIIGLLEIRWAGTNWLDWWRNEQFFTIASLSAYPTVLLHMVVKLLTRGKGIRFKVTSKQTTAEDDDDKYAEMYELRWVPIMIPAAAVLFSNTMAIGVAMGKTVVYGAVWPKEQQKNAALGLLFNLWLMILLQPFALAIIGRRSKNPNILFVLFPVAFVVFALVYIGVHFFVVNFFPSMEI; this is encoded by the exons ATGTcttcggcgccggtgccgggtACCAACGGAGCAGCAGCTCCCGGGGACGATGTCACCGGCCTCAGcgagccgctgctcgccgtcggcggcagcgacggcgggTTTCACGCCGGAGCGCTGACCAAAGTGGTCGTGGCTACTGCGCTCGACGGCAAAGCCAAAGCGAACAAGGGTTCCGTGAAGGCGGAGGCGAAGGACGGGTACTGGGTGGAGGTGCCCCGACAGTtggacgcgacggcggcggcggacctggAGAGCGGCGGCGAAGGTGGCCGGCCGCTGATGTTCCAGGAAAAGAAGGTCAAGGCATCACTTCTCTACCCGTACAG GTTATTAATTCTGATACGCATCATCGCAATCATCTTATTCATCGGATGGCGCATCAAGCACAACAACTCCGACGTCATGTGGTTCTGGGTAACCTCCGTCGTCGCCGACGTCTGGTTCACCTTCTCGTggctgctctaccagctccccAAGATCAACCCCATCAAGAGAGTCCCCGACCTTGCCGCGCTGCAGCAGCACTACGACCTCCCTGATGGTAGCTCCATCCTCCCAGGCATCGACGTCTTCGTCACCACTGCCGACTCAGTCGACGAGCCGGTGTTGTACACCATGAACTGTGTCCTCTCCATCCTCGCCGTCGACTACCCCATTGAGAGGTACGCGTGCTACCTGTCCGATGACAGCGGCACGCTGATCGAGTACGAGGCGTTGGTTGAGACCGCGAACTTCGCCGCTCTGTGGGTGCCCTTCTGCCGGAAGCACTCCATCGAGCCGAGAGCGCCAGAAAACTACTTCCAGCGGGAGGGGATGATCTACACCGGCAGATCACCGGGTGAGTTCATGAACGACTACGGCCATGTGCGCATGGAGTACGAGGAGTTCAAGGCGAGGTTGGCGGCGCTGGATGGCACTATTCGGGAGAGATCAGATGTTTACAATGCTTTAAAAGCAACAGAAGGGGATGCAAAGGCGACTTGGATGGCTAATGGGACAGAGTGGCCAGGGACATGGGTTGAGCCAGCAGAGAACCATGTGAAAGGGCATCATGCAGGAGTTGTTCAG GTTGTGCTAGAGCACCCTAGTAGTAGCAGTAAGTCGCAACCTGAGGTTCAAGTGAGCAGTGTGAGCCTACTCAACTTTGACGGCGTTGATGTACGCCTCCCAATGCTCGTTTACATGGCTCGTGCAAAGAGCCCAGACTACGACCACAACAAGAAGGCGGGCAACCTGAACGCGCCGCTGCGTGTGTCCGCCCTGCTCTCGAACGCGCCCTTCGTCATCAACTTCGACTGCGACCACTACATCAACGACTCCAAGGCCCTGCGAGCAGCTATGTGCTTCATGCTGGACGCAAGGGACGGAGACAACACGGCCTTCGTCCAGTTCCCCCAGCGCTTCGAGAATGTCGACCCCACGGACCGGTACGGAAATCACAACAGGGTTTTCTTCGATGGAGCCATGTACGCCCTCAACGGCTTCCAGGGGCCTTCTTTTGTTGGCACTGGCTGCCTgttccgccgcctcgccctctaTGGCATCGACCCGCCGAGATGGAGATCTGACGATATTCAGGTCGACACTGTCAAGTTCGGTAACTCTGTTCCCCTCTTGAAATCAGTATTAGCAGCCTTAAACCAGGATCGCGGCATCGTCACACCACCCACAAACCTAGATGACTCATCATTCCTTGCTGAGATGACGACGGTCGTGTCAGCTTCCTTTGATATTGGGACCGATTGGGGCAGGGGTGTTGGGTACATATACAAGATAGCAACCGAGGACATGGTGACCGGCTTTCGCATCCACGGGCAAGGGTGGCACTCCATGTACTGCACCATGGAAGTGGACGCGTTCCGTGGCACCGCACCGATCAACCTAGCCGATCGCCTCTACCAAATTGTTCGATGGGCTGGTGGATCTGTAGAGATGTTCTTCTCCCATAACAACCCATTGTTCGCCGGACCCCGGCTCCACCCGATGCAGCGGACCGTATACCTCAACTACAACATCTACCCCGTCACCTCGGTTTTTATCCTACTCTATGCATTGTGCCCGGTGATGTGGCTTATCCCGGAGGAAATACTCATCCAGAGGCCATTTACTAGATATGTCATCtacctcatcatcactatcgcGCTGATTCATATCATCGGCCTCCTGGAGATAAGGTGGGCGGGCACCAACTGGCTGGATTGGTGGCGCAACGAGCAGTTCTTCACGATCGCCTCACTGAGTGCGTACCCGACAGTGTTGCTGCACATGGTTGTGAAGCTCCTCACGAGGGGTAAGGGCATCCGCTTCAAGGTCACCTCAAAGCAGACGACTGCGGAGGATGACGACGACAAGTATGCTGAGATGTATGAGCTGCGGTGGGTGCCGATCAtgattccggcggcggcggttctaTTCTCCAACACCATGGCAATCGGCGTGGCCATGGGGAAGACGGTCGTGTATGGTGCGGTTTGGCCTAAGGAGCAACAGAAGAATGCGGCGTTGGGCCTGTTGTTCAACTTGTGGCTCATGATTCTCCTCCAACCATTTGCTTTGGCGATCATAGGAAGACGGAGCAAGAATCCCAACATCCTCTTCGTCTTGTTTCCGGTGGCATTCGTGGTTTTCGCATTGGTGTACATTGGTGTCCATTTTTTTGTTGTCAATTTCTTCCCGTCCATGGAGATATAA
- the LOC120690981 gene encoding probable mixed-linked glucan synthase 3 isoform X1 produces the protein MSSAPVPGTNGAAAPGDDATGLSEPLLAVGGSDGGFHAGALTKVVVATALDGKAKANKGSVKAEAKDGYWVEVPRQLDATAAADLESGGEGGRPLMFQEKKVKASLLYPYRLLILIRIIAIVLFIGWRIKHNNSDVMWFWVTSVVADVWFTFSWLLYQLPKINPIKRVPDLAALQQHYDLPDGSSILPGIDVFVTTADSVDEPVLYTMNCVLSILAVDYPIDRYACYLSDDSGTLIEYEALVETANFAALWVPFCRKHSIEPRAPENYFQREGMIYTGRSPGEFMNDYSHVCMEYEEFKARLAALDGTIRERSDVYNALKATEGDAKATWMANGTEWPGTWVEPAENHVKGHHAGVVQVVLEHPSSSSKSQPEVQVSSVSLLNFDGVDVRLPMLVYMARAKSPDYDHNKKAGNLNAPLRVSALLSNAPFVINFDCDHYINDSKALRAAMCFMLDARDGDNTAFVQFPQRFENVDPTDRYGNHNRVFFDGAMYALNGFQGPSFVGTGCMFRRLALYGIDPPRWRSDDIQVDTVKFGNSVPLLKSVLAALNQDRGIVTPPANLDDSSFLAEMTTVVSASFDIGTDWGRGVGYIYKIATEDMVTGFRIHGQGWHSMYCTMEVDAFRGTAPINLADRLYQIVRWAGGSVEMFFSHNNPLFAGPRLHPMQRTVYLNYNIYPVTSVFILLYALCPVMWLIPEEILIQRPFTRYVIYLIITIALIHIIGLLEIRWAGTNWLDWWRNEQFFTIASLSAYPTVLLHMVVKLLTRGKGIRFKVTSKQTTAEDDDDKYAEMYELRWVPIMIPAAAVLFSNTMAIGVAMGKTVVYGAVWPKEQQKNAALGLLFNLWLMILLQPFALAIIGRRSKNPNILFVLFPVAFVVFALVYIGVHFFVVNFFPSMEI, from the exons ATGTcttcggcgccggtgccgggtACCAACGGAGCAGCAGCTCCCGGGGACGATGCCACCGGCCTCAGcgagccgctgctcgccgtcggcggcagcgacggcgggTTTCACGCCGGAGCGCTGACCAAAGTGGTCGTGGCTACTGCGCTCGACGGCAAAGCCAAAGCGAACAAGGGTTCCGTGAAGGCGGAGGCGAAGGACGGGTACTGGGTGGAGGTGCCCCGACAGTtggacgcgacggcggcggcggacctggAGAGCGGCGGCGAAGGTGGCCGGCCGCTGATGTTCCAGGAAAAGAAGGTCAAGGCATCACTTCTCTACCCGTACAG GTTATTAATTCTGATACGCATCATCGCAATCGTCTTATTCATCGGATGGCGCATCAAGCACAACAACTCCGACGTCATGTGGTTCTGGGTAACCTCCGTCGTCGCCGACGTCTGGTTCACCTTCTCGTggctgctctaccagctccccAAGATCAACCCCATCAAGAGAGTCCCCGACCTTGCCGCGCTGCAGCAGCACTACGACCTCCCTGATGGTAGCTCCATCCTCCCAGGCATCGACGTCTTCGTCACCACTGCCGACTCAGTCGACGAGCCGGTGTTGTACACCATGAACTGTGTCCTCTCCATCCTCGCCGTCGACTACCCCATTGACAGGTACGCGTGCTACCTGTCCGATGACAGCGGCACGCTGATCGAGTACGAGGCGTTGGTTGAGACCGCGAACTTCGCCGCTCTGTGGGTGCCCTTCTGCCGGAAGCACTCCATCGAGCCGAGAGCGCCAGAAAACTACTTCCAGCGGGAGGGGATGATCTACACCGGCAGATCACCGGGTGAGTTCATGAACGACTACAGCCATGTGTGCATGGAGTACGAGGAGTTCAAGGCGAGGTTGGCGGCGCTGGATGGCACTATTCGGGAGAGATCAGATGTTTACAATGCTTTAAAAGCAACAGAAGGGGATGCAAAGGCGACTTGGATGGCTAATGGGACAGAGTGGCCAGGGACATGGGTTGAGCCAGCAGAGAACCATGTGAAAGGGCATCATGCAGGAGTTGTTCAG GTTGTGCTAGAGCACCCTAGTAGTAGCAGTAAGTCGCAACCTGAGGTTCAAGTGAGCAGTGTGAGCCTACTCAACTTTGACGGCGTTGATGTACGCCTCCCAATGCTCGTTTACATGGCTCGTGCAAAGAGCCCAGACTACGACCACAACAAGAAGGCGGGCAACCTGAACGCGCCGCTGCGTGTGTCCGCCCTGCTCTCGAACGCGCCCTTCGTCATCAACTTCGACTGCGACCACTACATCAACGACTCCAAGGCCCTGCGAGCAGCTATGTGCTTCATGCTGGACGCAAGGGACGGAGACAACACGGCCTTCGTCCAGTTCCCCCAGCGCTTCGAGAATGTCGACCCCACGGACCGGTACGGCAATCACAACAGGGTTTTCTTCGATGGAGCCATGTACGCCCTCAACGGCTTCCAGGGGCCTTCTTTTGTTGGCACTGGCTGCATgttccgccgcctcgccctctaTGGCATCGACCCGCCGAGATGGAGATCTGACGATATTCAGGTCGACACTGTCAAGTTCGGTAACTCTGTTCCCCTCTTGAAATCAGTATTGGCAGCCTTAAACCAGGATCGCGGCATCGTCACACCACCCGCAAACCTAGATGACTCATCATTCCTTGCTGAGATGACGACGGTCGTGTCAGCTTCCTTTGATATTGGGACCGATTGGGGCAGGGGTGTTGGGTACATATACAAGATAGCAACCGAGGACATGGTGACCGGCTTTCGCATCCACGGGCAAGGGTGGCACTCCATGTACTGCACCATGGAAGTGGACGCGTTCCGTGGCACCGCACCGATCAACCTAGCCGATCGCCTCTACCAAATTGTTCGATGGGCTGGTGGATCTGTAGAGATGTTCTTCTCCCATAACAACCCATTGTTCGCCGGACCCCGGCTCCACCCGATGCAGCGGACCGTATACCTCAACTACAACATCTACCCCGTCACCTCGGTTTTTATCCTACTCTATGCATTGTGCCCGGTGATGTGGCTTATCCCGGAGGAAATACTCATCCAGAGGCCATTTACTAGATATGTCATCtacctcatcatcactatcgcGCTGATTCATATCATCGGCCTCCTGGAGATAAGGTGGGCGGGCACCAACTGGCTGGATTGGTGGCGCAACGAGCAGTTCTTCACGATCGCCTCACTGAGTGCGTACCCGACAGTGTTGCTGCACATGGTTGTGAAGCTCCTCACGAGGGGTAAGGGCATCCGCTTCAAGGTCACCTCAAAGCAGACGACTGCGGAGGATGACGACGACAAGTATGCTGAGATGTATGAGCTGCGGTGGGTGCCGATCAtgattccggcggcggcggttctaTTCTCCAACACCATGGCAATCGGCGTGGCCATGGGGAAGACGGTCGTGTATGGTGCGGTTTGGCCTAAGGAGCAACAGAAGAATGCGGCGTTGGGCCTGTTGTTCAACTTGTGGCTCATGATTCTCCTCCAACCATTTGCTTTGGCGATCATAGGAAGACGGAGCAAGAATCCCAACATCCTCTTCGTCTTGTTTCCGGTGGCATTCGTGGTTTTCGCATTGGTGTACATTGGTGTCCATTTTTTTGTTGTCAATTTCTTCCCGTCCATGGAGATATAA
- the LOC120690981 gene encoding probable mixed-linked glucan synthase 3 isoform X2, whose translation MIAGSMSSAPVPGTNGAAAPGDDATGLSEPLLAVGGSDGGFHAGALTKVVVATALDGKAKANKGSVKAEAKDGYWVEVPRQLDATAAADLESGGEGGRPLMFQEKKVKASLLYPYRLLILIRIIAIVLFIGWRIKHNNSDVMWFWVTSVVADVWFTFSWLLYQLPKINPIKRVPDLAALQQHYDLPDGSSILPGIDVFVTTADSVDEPVLYTMNCVLSILAVDYPIDRYACYLSDDSGTLIEYEALVETANFAALWVPFCRKHSIEPRAPENYFQREGMIYTGRSPGEFMNDYSHVCMEYEEFKARLAALDGTIRERSDVYNALKATEGDAKATWMANGTEWPGTWVEPAENHVKGHHAGVVQVVLEHPSSSSKSQPEVQVSSVSLLNFDGVDVRLPMLVYMARAKSPDYDHNKKAGNLNAPLRVSALLSNAPFVINFDCDHYINDSKALRAAMCFMLDARDGDNTAFVQFPQRFENVDPTDRYGNHNRVFFDGAMYALNGFQGPSFVGTGCMFRRLALYGIDPPRWRSDDIQVDTVKFGNSVPLLKSVLAALNQDRGIVTPPANLDDSSFLAEMTTVVSASFDIGTDWGRGVGYIYKIATEDMVTGFRIHGQGWHSMYCTMEVDAFRGTAPINLADRLYQIVRWAGGSVEMFFSHNNPLFAGPRLHPMQRTVYLNYNIYPVTSVFILLYALCPVMWLIPEEILIQRPFTRYVIYLIITIALIHIIGLLEIRWAGTNWLDWWRNEQFFTIASLSAYPTVLLHMVVKLLTRGKGIRFKVTSKQTTAEDDDDKYAEMYELRWVPIMIPAAAVLFSNTMAIGVAMGKTVVYGAVWPKEQQKNAALGLLFNLWLMILLQPFALAIIGRRSKNPNILFVLFPVAFVVFALVYIGVHFFVVNFFPSMEI comes from the exons atgattgcAGGCTCCATGTcttcggcgccggtgccgggtACCAACGGAGCAGCAGCTCCCGGGGACGATGCCACCGGCCTCAGcgagccgctgctcgccgtcggcggcagcgacggcgggTTTCACGCCGGAGCGCTGACCAAAGTGGTCGTGGCTACTGCGCTCGACGGCAAAGCCAAAGCGAACAAGGGTTCCGTGAAGGCGGAGGCGAAGGACGGGTACTGGGTGGAGGTGCCCCGACAGTtggacgcgacggcggcggcggacctggAGAGCGGCGGCGAAGGTGGCCGGCCGCTGATGTTCCAGGAAAAGAAGGTCAAGGCATCACTTCTCTACCCGTACAG GTTATTAATTCTGATACGCATCATCGCAATCGTCTTATTCATCGGATGGCGCATCAAGCACAACAACTCCGACGTCATGTGGTTCTGGGTAACCTCCGTCGTCGCCGACGTCTGGTTCACCTTCTCGTggctgctctaccagctccccAAGATCAACCCCATCAAGAGAGTCCCCGACCTTGCCGCGCTGCAGCAGCACTACGACCTCCCTGATGGTAGCTCCATCCTCCCAGGCATCGACGTCTTCGTCACCACTGCCGACTCAGTCGACGAGCCGGTGTTGTACACCATGAACTGTGTCCTCTCCATCCTCGCCGTCGACTACCCCATTGACAGGTACGCGTGCTACCTGTCCGATGACAGCGGCACGCTGATCGAGTACGAGGCGTTGGTTGAGACCGCGAACTTCGCCGCTCTGTGGGTGCCCTTCTGCCGGAAGCACTCCATCGAGCCGAGAGCGCCAGAAAACTACTTCCAGCGGGAGGGGATGATCTACACCGGCAGATCACCGGGTGAGTTCATGAACGACTACAGCCATGTGTGCATGGAGTACGAGGAGTTCAAGGCGAGGTTGGCGGCGCTGGATGGCACTATTCGGGAGAGATCAGATGTTTACAATGCTTTAAAAGCAACAGAAGGGGATGCAAAGGCGACTTGGATGGCTAATGGGACAGAGTGGCCAGGGACATGGGTTGAGCCAGCAGAGAACCATGTGAAAGGGCATCATGCAGGAGTTGTTCAG GTTGTGCTAGAGCACCCTAGTAGTAGCAGTAAGTCGCAACCTGAGGTTCAAGTGAGCAGTGTGAGCCTACTCAACTTTGACGGCGTTGATGTACGCCTCCCAATGCTCGTTTACATGGCTCGTGCAAAGAGCCCAGACTACGACCACAACAAGAAGGCGGGCAACCTGAACGCGCCGCTGCGTGTGTCCGCCCTGCTCTCGAACGCGCCCTTCGTCATCAACTTCGACTGCGACCACTACATCAACGACTCCAAGGCCCTGCGAGCAGCTATGTGCTTCATGCTGGACGCAAGGGACGGAGACAACACGGCCTTCGTCCAGTTCCCCCAGCGCTTCGAGAATGTCGACCCCACGGACCGGTACGGCAATCACAACAGGGTTTTCTTCGATGGAGCCATGTACGCCCTCAACGGCTTCCAGGGGCCTTCTTTTGTTGGCACTGGCTGCATgttccgccgcctcgccctctaTGGCATCGACCCGCCGAGATGGAGATCTGACGATATTCAGGTCGACACTGTCAAGTTCGGTAACTCTGTTCCCCTCTTGAAATCAGTATTGGCAGCCTTAAACCAGGATCGCGGCATCGTCACACCACCCGCAAACCTAGATGACTCATCATTCCTTGCTGAGATGACGACGGTCGTGTCAGCTTCCTTTGATATTGGGACCGATTGGGGCAGGGGTGTTGGGTACATATACAAGATAGCAACCGAGGACATGGTGACCGGCTTTCGCATCCACGGGCAAGGGTGGCACTCCATGTACTGCACCATGGAAGTGGACGCGTTCCGTGGCACCGCACCGATCAACCTAGCCGATCGCCTCTACCAAATTGTTCGATGGGCTGGTGGATCTGTAGAGATGTTCTTCTCCCATAACAACCCATTGTTCGCCGGACCCCGGCTCCACCCGATGCAGCGGACCGTATACCTCAACTACAACATCTACCCCGTCACCTCGGTTTTTATCCTACTCTATGCATTGTGCCCGGTGATGTGGCTTATCCCGGAGGAAATACTCATCCAGAGGCCATTTACTAGATATGTCATCtacctcatcatcactatcgcGCTGATTCATATCATCGGCCTCCTGGAGATAAGGTGGGCGGGCACCAACTGGCTGGATTGGTGGCGCAACGAGCAGTTCTTCACGATCGCCTCACTGAGTGCGTACCCGACAGTGTTGCTGCACATGGTTGTGAAGCTCCTCACGAGGGGTAAGGGCATCCGCTTCAAGGTCACCTCAAAGCAGACGACTGCGGAGGATGACGACGACAAGTATGCTGAGATGTATGAGCTGCGGTGGGTGCCGATCAtgattccggcggcggcggttctaTTCTCCAACACCATGGCAATCGGCGTGGCCATGGGGAAGACGGTCGTGTATGGTGCGGTTTGGCCTAAGGAGCAACAGAAGAATGCGGCGTTGGGCCTGTTGTTCAACTTGTGGCTCATGATTCTCCTCCAACCATTTGCTTTGGCGATCATAGGAAGACGGAGCAAGAATCCCAACATCCTCTTCGTCTTGTTTCCGGTGGCATTCGTGGTTTTCGCATTGGTGTACATTGGTGTCCATTTTTTTGTTGTCAATTTCTTCCCGTCCATGGAGATATAA